CCGCCCGGGCGGCGGCCCGGCGAGCTTCGAGGTCTTCCGCGTCACGGATTGGGCGGACGGTCGCCGCAGCCTCTTTCTTGGTCCGGGCGACCACCGAGAGCTTCGGGGCCTTGGGCCCGGCGGCGGCCAGCTCTTCCCGTTCCCTCTTGATCGTCTCGACGATTCGACGACCCTCTTCCGGGGTCATCTGGCCGTGGACGACCTGGTCGTCCACCATGATCACCGGGGACAGGCCGCAGGCCCCGAGGCAGGCCACTGTCTCCACGGTGAAGGCCAGGTCGGGCGTCGTCAACTCATCTTCCTTGAGGCCGGCGGCCTCATGGACGGCAAAGTTGACCTTCTCGGCCCCCCGGACGTGGCAAGCCGTCCCGTTGCAGACCTTGATCACGCACTTGCCCTTGGGACTCAGGGAGAACTGAGCGTAGAACGTGGCCACGCCGAAGACCATCGCCGGCGGTAGCCCGAGGGCGGTGGCGACGTAAGTCATCACTTCTTCGGGCAGGTAACGGTACTCGGCTTGGACGTCCTGAAGGATGGGCACCAGGTTGTTCACTTTCCGTTGATGCCGGTCGAGGATCTCGTTGAGTTTGCTGAACTGACGGGGTGCGTTCAGTTGCGACGAAGGTAGCACGAAGGTGACCCCCTGTGTTGAGATCTTTTCTGCGGCTGAGCTGGGATGGCTGCGACGGTTGCGGAGGCGGCCCTGGGCCGGGGCCTCACGGCGGGAGGTCAGAAGGTCGGCGGAGAGATGGTCCAGAGCACCCGAGCCTCGGTCTCCCCCGGGTTCCGCAGGGACGTCGGCCGTTGGAAAAGGAAGTATCCCGCGTCGCCCACGGCCAGTTCCAGGGCGCGGTCGCCGAGGGTGACCTCGACCCGACCATCGAGCACCAGTAAGAAGTCCTCATGGTCGTGGACGTTGAGGTTTTCGTCATAGACCGCCCCCGGTCCCAGGGTCAGGATGACCGGTTGCATCCGCTTGTCGCGGGACCCGAGGAAGGTCAGGAGTTCGACGTTGACCCCCTCAGATGACGTGACCAATCTCTTTCGACGGTCCCTCCGGACCACCAGCCAATCCTCGGGCAGGTTGTCGTCGGTCAGGACGGAGACGCGCGTCCCCAGGGCCATCGCCATGGCCTTGAGGGTCGAGAAGGAGGGCGAGACCCGGCCTTGTTCGAGTTGATAGATGAAGCTCGGGGAGACCCCGACTTTCGCGGCCAGGTCGCGAACGCTTAGGAGCTGATTGAGGCGCATCTTCTTCAATCGGGAGCCTAGGTCCATGCCCAAGGCCTCCTTTCCGGACCAAGTCGTGGCTTCCTGGGAGAGAGTGCCGCCGAACGGGAGGGGAAAGAGAGACAAAGGCAAGAATTGCCCGAAGAAACTTGTGAAGCCTTTCACTAAGTATTATACATCGCTACTGTAAAGTTGTAAAGTGAATACCTAGTGTGACTGGCCGTATGCGTCAGAAGCAAGGCCGTAGGCAGTCAACATTCGATTTTCTGACAACGGGAACTTCCTGGCCAAGGCGGGCAGCGACGGCGGCGTCTTCATCTGCAAGGTCGGGATCCACGGGGCGGTCTTTTCCGTCCACGGGGTCGGCGGTTCAAGGAGGAATGCAGCGCAGTACCGTCGAAAGCCGATTTCCGAACGCCAACGGGTGACAGATTAGGGATGGGCCTCGTTCGCAGGGAGGAGAGATAATCACCGTGTCCGAAACCATCGATCCGCGCCTGGCCGCTCAGCCTGGATATTGGAACGCGCTGTTCAAGGGGGCCAGTGACGCCTACCGGACCTTGCCCGTCTCCCAGAAAGTCATCGACGTGACCGACTTTTTCCTCGCCAACGGGGCGGCGGACGTCGTCGATGTCGGTTGCGGTCTGGGCCGTTGGGTGATCCACCTGGCCAGGCAAGGCCTGAGGCCGACCGGGGTCGACATCGTCAAGCGGGCGATCGAGATGGGCCGGCGCTGGGCGGCCGCCGACGGGCTCCAGGCCGACTTTGCCGTCGCTTCGGCCACCGCCCTCCCGTTCCCCGACCATCGCTTTGACGGGTACGTCGGCTCAAACCTCCTCGACCACCTGGGAGTGGAGAACGCCCGCGAGGCCGTCGCCGAGATGCGGCGGGTCCTTCGTCCGGGCGGGGTCTTCTTCCTCTCCTTCGATGTCCCGGAGGCCGAACCGGACAAGCACGAGACCCTGCCGGACGGCTCATGGCACTTCACCGAGGGGTCCCGGGCCGGCCTCATCTGGCGGCCCTTCAGTGACGACGAGATCAGGGGGCTCCTAGAGGGGCTCGAGATCCTCGACCTGATGACCGTCGAAAGCGGGGCCAGGTGGGTCTTCGGGCGGGCCCCGGAGGGCCATTGATGCGACTATACAACCGTTTCATCCATTCGAGCGCGGAGAAGGTCGGCGATGACCGCCTCGTCCTGGAGGCCGCCTTCATCGACTTGGTCCATGAGCTCAACGTGACCCTCGAGGTCCGACTGCCCGACCGGGTGATCATCGGAGCCCGGGCCGAGGTCCAGCGAGCTCCCTATCCCGTCTGCGCCGACGTGGCCGCCAAGATTTCCGGGCTGGTCGGCCACCCGGCCGACATGGGCATCGGGCGGGCCGCCAAGGAGGCCCTGGGCGGCCCGCAGGGCTGCTCACATCTCTTGGAACTGGCCCTGGAAGCCGTCCGTTCGGCCATCCAGTCCGAGTTCGTCGAGACTGGGATGGGCCTGTCACCGGACGAGAAGGTCGAGATCTACCGGCGGAAATGGAAGGACACATGCTACGCTTATTCGCAGGACTAAGGCCGGCGCGGCCGACGAAGGAGGGATGACCGGTGGAGGATAAGCGGGAGCGGGTCAGGCTGACCAAGCTCACCTCGAAGGCCGGCTGAGGCTGCAAGATCGGTCCTGCGGACCTGGCGCAAGTCTTGCGCCAACTACCCCCGGGGGTCAAGGACCCCAATCTTCTCGTCGGTCATGACACCCTGGACGACGCGGCCGTCTACCGCCTCGGCCCCGATTCTGCCCTGGTGCAGACGGTCGACTTCTTCACCCCGGTCGTCGACGACCCGTACGACTTCGGGCGGATCGCCGCGGCCAACGCCCTCAGCGACGTCTACGCCATGGGGGCCCGACCCTTCATGGCCCTCAACATCGTCGGCTTTCCCACCAGTCGCCTGGGCTCCGACATCCTGGCCGAGATCCTGAGGGGCGGGGCCGACATCCTCGGCGAAGCCGGCGTGGTCCTGGCCGGCGGGCACTCCATCGACGATCCTGAGCCCAAGTACGGCCTGGCGGTGACCGGCCTGGTCCACCCGGAGCGGGTGGTCGCCAACGCCGGGGCCCGGCCGGGGAACCTTCTCTACCTGACCAAACCCATCGGCATCGGGATCA
This DNA window, taken from Bacillota bacterium, encodes the following:
- a CDS encoding XRE family transcriptional regulator: MDLGSRLKKMRLNQLLSVRDLAAKVGVSPSFIYQLEQGRVSPSFSTLKAMAMALGTRVSVLTDDNLPEDWLVVRRDRRKRLVTSSEGVNVELLTFLGSRDKRMQPVILTLGPGAVYDENLNVHDHEDFLLVLDGRVEVTLGDRALELAVGDAGYFLFQRPTSLRNPGETEARVLWTISPPTF
- a CDS encoding class I SAM-dependent methyltransferase, producing MSETIDPRLAAQPGYWNALFKGASDAYRTLPVSQKVIDVTDFFLANGAADVVDVGCGLGRWVIHLARQGLRPTGVDIVKRAIEMGRRWAAADGLQADFAVASATALPFPDHRFDGYVGSNLLDHLGVENAREAVAEMRRVLRPGGVFFLSFDVPEAEPDKHETLPDGSWHFTEGSRAGLIWRPFSDDEIRGLLEGLEILDLMTVESGARWVFGRAPEGH
- a CDS encoding DUF2889 domain-containing protein, with protein sequence MRLYNRFIHSSAEKVGDDRLVLEAAFIDLVHELNVTLEVRLPDRVIIGARAEVQRAPYPVCADVAAKISGLVGHPADMGIGRAAKEALGGPQGCSHLLELALEAVRSAIQSEFVETGMGLSPDEKVEIYRRKWKDTCYAYSQD
- the selD gene encoding selenide, water dikinase SelD, with protein sequence MEDKRERVRLTKLTSKAGUGCKIGPADLAQVLRQLPPGVKDPNLLVGHDTLDDAAVYRLGPDSALVQTVDFFTPVVDDPYDFGRIAAANALSDVYAMGARPFMALNIVGFPTSRLGSDILAEILRGGADILGEAGVVLAGGHSIDDPEPKYGLAVTGLVHPERVVANAGARPGNLLYLTKPIGIGIITTAIKRDLAGEDVIRRATAIMAELNRGAAEAMLEVGVDACTDVTGFGLAGHASEMARASRADLMLSFPRLPVLTETWEFVRREAVPGGTKNNLKYLTDPANGPAGGPLVDFDPGLDGEVRLVVCDAVTSGGLLISVPPERAAALEAAFAAKGVKGAARIGEVVPGPGRVRVLPGTPA